One Romboutsia sp. 13368 genomic window carries:
- the efp gene encoding elongation factor P — translation MVNASDFRKGVTFEKDGQPCLIVDFQHVKPGKGAAFVRTKYKNLRNGAIREEAFNPSDKFPKAHIDTRQMQYLYNDGELYYFMDEETYDQIPLNYEQVEDAIKFLKENEVATIRFYQGQAFQVEAPNFAELEVVETEPGIKGDTASNVTKAATVETGAVVQVPLFINQGDKIKIDTRTGEYLSRV, via the coding sequence ATGGTAAATGCAAGTGATTTCAGAAAAGGTGTAACATTCGAAAAAGATGGTCAACCATGTTTAATAGTTGATTTCCAACACGTAAAGCCTGGTAAAGGAGCAGCTTTCGTTAGAACTAAATACAAAAACTTAAGAAATGGAGCTATAAGAGAAGAAGCTTTCAACCCAAGTGACAAATTCCCTAAAGCTCATATAGATACAAGACAAATGCAATATCTATACAATGATGGTGAATTATACTACTTCATGGATGAAGAAACATATGATCAAATACCATTAAACTATGAGCAAGTTGAAGATGCTATAAAATTCTTAAAAGAAAATGAAGTAGCTACTATAAGATTCTATCAAGGACAAGCTTTCCAAGTTGAAGCTCCAAACTTTGCAGAATTAGAAGTAGTAGAAACTGAGCCAGGAATAAAAGGAGATACAGCAAGTAACGTAACTAAAGCAGCTACAGTAGAAACTGGAGCAGTTGTTCAAGTTCCTTTATTCATAAACCAAGGAGACAAAATAAAAATAGACACTAGAACTGGAGAATATTTATCAAGAGTTTAG
- the aroQ gene encoding type II 3-dehydroquinate dehydratase has protein sequence MKILVINGPNLNMLGKREPHIYGNATLEDLECFIKDTFENKIDIEFFQSNHEGCIIDKLHESNDIFDGVVINPGAFTHYSYAIYDAIKSININCVEVHISNIHQRQEEFRKKSVTAGACIGQISGFGFYGYILAINAIINSI, from the coding sequence GTGAAAATCTTAGTAATTAATGGTCCTAACTTAAATATGCTTGGAAAAAGAGAACCGCATATTTATGGAAATGCAACACTAGAAGATTTAGAATGTTTTATAAAAGATACATTTGAAAATAAAATAGATATAGAATTTTTTCAAAGTAATCATGAAGGATGTATAATAGATAAACTTCATGAATCAAATGATATATTTGATGGAGTTGTTATAAATCCAGGAGCATTTACTCATTATAGTTATGCTATCTATGATGCTATAAAATCTATAAATATTAACTGTGTAGAAGTACATATTTCTAATATTCATCAAAGACAAGAAGAATTTAGAAAGAAAAGTGTGACAGCAGGTGCATGTATTGGACAGATATCAGGATTTGGATTTTATGGGTATATCTTAGCTATAAATGCAATTATTAATAGTATATAA
- the rnc gene encoding ribonuclease III translates to MQLNKNILENIDQFEDIIGYKFNNKEYILEALTHSSYSNENKNYNFNERLEFLGDSVLSIVISDYLYKKEKELPEGELTKLRANIVCEESLSEVAKNIKLGQFMLLGKGEEATGGRERISILADAFEAVIAAIYLDGGLRQSAKFILTYMKDIIINSRKGKIFRDYKTHLQEVLQSKGEVNIWYKLIDEKGPDHNKKFVMQVGIDNKILGFGEGKSKKEAEQVAARKALDSMIN, encoded by the coding sequence ATGCAATTAAATAAAAACATATTAGAAAATATAGATCAATTTGAAGATATTATCGGATATAAATTTAATAATAAAGAATATATACTAGAAGCACTTACTCATAGTTCATATTCTAATGAAAATAAAAATTATAATTTTAATGAGAGATTAGAATTTTTAGGAGACTCTGTTCTTAGTATAGTTATAAGTGATTATTTATATAAAAAAGAGAAGGAGTTACCAGAAGGAGAACTTACTAAATTAAGAGCGAATATAGTATGTGAGGAATCTCTAAGTGAAGTTGCTAAAAATATAAAATTAGGCCAATTTATGTTACTTGGAAAAGGTGAAGAAGCTACTGGTGGAAGAGAAAGAATATCTATACTTGCAGATGCATTTGAAGCAGTAATAGCTGCAATTTATTTAGATGGCGGTCTTAGACAATCTGCTAAGTTTATATTAACTTATATGAAAGATATAATTATAAATTCAAGAAAAGGAAAAATATTTAGGGATTATAAAACACATCTTCAAGAGGTTTTACAAAGTAAAGGCGAAGTTAATATATGGTATAAGCTAATAGATGAAAAAGGCCCAGACCACAATAAGAAATTTGTTATGCAAGTAGGAATAGATAATAAGATATTAGGCTTTGGAGAAGGTAAGAGTAAAAAAGAAGCAGAACAAGTTGCAGCAAGAAAAGCCTTAGATAGTATGATAAATTAA
- a CDS encoding shikimate kinase, with amino-acid sequence MRVILIGFMGVGKTSVGKKLAKNLNIDFIDTDCEIEKTTNKTITSIFEEYGEKHFRKLENNVLKNLVQSNDKIISTGGGIIVSKENCEILKKEEKVIFLDASTETIIQHLSKEVCKRPLLKDSKNLYKKIDDLMSTRYEKYKEVCDITIDVNGKNIDEVVSQILVYIR; translated from the coding sequence ATGAGAGTAATATTAATAGGATTTATGGGTGTAGGAAAAACTTCTGTAGGTAAAAAGTTAGCAAAAAATTTAAATATAGATTTTATAGATACAGATTGTGAAATAGAAAAAACTACCAACAAAACTATAACTAGTATATTTGAAGAATATGGAGAGAAACATTTTAGAAAATTAGAAAATAATGTTTTAAAAAACTTAGTACAAAGCAACGATAAAATAATATCAACAGGAGGAGGGATAATAGTATCTAAAGAAAATTGTGAAATATTAAAAAAGGAAGAAAAGGTAATATTTTTAGATGCTAGTACAGAAACTATAATACAACACTTATCTAAAGAAGTATGCAAAAGACCATTATTAAAAGATAGTAAAAATTTATATAAAAAAATAGATGACTTAATGTCAACAAGATATGAAAAGTATAAAGAAGTATGTGATATAACAATAGATGTAAATGGCAAAAATATAGACGAAGTAGTTAGTCAAATACTTGTTTATATTAGATAG
- a CDS encoding CD1247 N-terminal domain-containing protein translates to MKYLYEEVAYLKGLAEGLEISKETKEGKIIHKIIDVLENFADSIVELDEEQVELAEYIESIDEDLSDVEDDLYEDEDLDEDCDDLSFIEMECPNCNDLVEIDEELLYDDEVDVVCPNCKAIILSSDNDGDYDCIDCDCRE, encoded by the coding sequence ATGAAGTATTTATATGAAGAAGTAGCGTATTTAAAAGGTTTAGCAGAAGGGTTAGAAATATCAAAAGAAACTAAGGAAGGTAAAATAATACATAAGATAATAGATGTATTAGAAAATTTTGCAGATTCTATAGTAGAACTAGATGAAGAACAAGTTGAATTAGCAGAGTATATTGAGTCTATAGACGAAGATTTATCAGATGTAGAAGATGACTTATATGAAGATGAGGATTTAGATGAAGATTGTGATGATCTTAGCTTTATAGAAATGGAATGCCCAAATTGTAATGACTTAGTAGAAATAGACGAAGAATTATTATATGATGATGAAGTTGATGTAGTTTGTCCAAACTGTAAAGCAATAATATTATCTTCTGATAATGATGGTGACTATGATTGTATAGACTGCGACTGTAGAGAATAA